From Xenopus tropicalis strain Nigerian chromosome 3, UCB_Xtro_10.0, whole genome shotgun sequence, the proteins below share one genomic window:
- the LOC734122 gene encoding parietopsin has protein sequence MDGNSTTPGIAVNLTVMPTIFPRSGYSILSFLMFLNAVFSICNNAIVILVTLKHPQLRNPINIFILNLSFSDLMMALCGTTIVVSTNYHGYFYLGKQFCIFQGFAVNYFGIVSLWSLTLLAYERYNVVCEPIGALKLSTKRGYQGLVFIWLFCLFWAIAPLFGWSSYGPEGVQTSCSIGWEERSWSNYSYIISYFLTCFIIPVGIIGFSYGSILRSLHQLNRKIEQQGGKTNPREEKRVVIMVLFMVLAFLICWLPYTVFALIVVINPQLYISPLAATLPTYFAKTSPVYNPIIYIFLNKQFRTYAVQCLTCGHINLDSLEEDTESVSAQAENMLTPKTNQVAPA, from the exons ATGGATGGCAATAGCACCACCCCTGGCATAGCTGTTAACCTGACAGTGATGCCCACAATATTTCCGAGATCAGGATACAGCATTCTGTCCTTCCTAATGTTCTTAAATGCAGTATTTTCAATTTGCAATAATGCTATAGTAATATTAGTGACTCTAAAGCACCCTCAGCTTCGTAACCCTATCAATATTTTCATATTAAACCTGTCATTTTCAGACCTAATGATGGCACTGTGCGGTACTACCATAGTAGTCAGCACAAACTATCATGGCTACTTCTACCTTGGGAAACAGTTTTGCATTTTTCAGGGATTTGCTGTCAACTACTTTG GAATTGTTTCCTTGTGGTCTCTAACTCTGTTAGCCTACGAGAGGTATAATGTTGTATGTGAGCCTATCGGAGCCCTGAAGCTGAGCACCAAGAGAGGTTACCAAGGACTGGTGTTCATCTGGCTTTTTTGCCTCTTCTGGGCAATTGCTCCACTTTTTGGTTGGAGTTCTTATGGGCCAGAAGGTGTTCAGACATCCTGCTCCATTGGATGGGAGGAGAGGTCCTGGAGCAACTATAGCTATATAATTTCATATTTCCTCACATGTTTTATCATTCCTGTAGGAATAATAGGATTCTCATATGGAAGTATCTTACGGTCTTTGCATCAG TTGAACAGAAAAATTGAACAACAAGGAGGAAAGACCAACCCACGAGAAGAAAAGCGAGTAGTCATCATGGTCCTTTTCATGGTGCTTGCTTTCCTGATATGCTGGCTGCCATACACAGTGTTTGCCCTCATTGTTGTTATTAATCCACAACTTTATATTTCACCACTTGCTGCAACTCTTCCCACTTATTTTGCCAAGACCAGCCCTGTCTACAATCCAATTATTTACATCTTTCTTAACAAGCAG TTCCGGACCTATGCTGTCCAGTGTTTAACCTGCGGCCACATCAACCTTGACAGCCTGGAAGAGGATACTGAGTCTGTATCTGCTCAAGCAGAAAACATGCTGACCCCCAAAACCAATCAAGTGGCTCCAGCATAG